From the genome of Streptomyces sp. NBC_00659, one region includes:
- a CDS encoding helicase C-terminal domain-containing protein codes for MSPETTAPRSLAEALRARDDASLSALLRSRPDLITPVPTDLTQLATRAGTRASVVRALERLDRFTLQTAEALAVAREPATYDELLGLLAGDDGDPAVTAAFPHALGTLREQALLWGADDRLRLVRTARELLAPSPQHPSPTGLGPTVGEATAGMSPGRIQEIVAAAGLASTHDSVSAVASLSGLFADRSRMSALLDEAPAEAVGVLARLVWGPPYGQVTAEPAAHLRWLIGRGLLLPTAPGTVVLPREVALHLRAGRAHRVTEPVAPAVEAATSHRPQAVDAAAAGQAYTTLATVEELLKDWHEGGPAVLRAGGLSVRDLKRTAVALDVPEPVAAFWVELAYAAGLLASDGEAEERYAATPAYDTWMELPAAERWARLASAWLAATRTAGLVGGRDAKDRTLSALGPGLDRSAAPEVRHRVLALLAELPEGVSPDTDSLLARLYWERPSRSVRPAPDELRARLARWTLSESELLGVTGRGALSAQGRALLGLPAPAGARVAEPSGPGDRLPAPHRRRPPVTAPVPHSPAEQAAAAARAAALLAPLLPEPLDHVLLQADLTAVAPGPLERPLADTLGVLADVESKGGATVYRFTPASVRRALDAGRSASDLHAFLAAHSRTPVPQPLAYLIDDMARRHGHLRIGAASAYVRCDDEAVLNEILADKRSQEFALRRIAPTVLVAQTDPASLLTGLRTMGFAPAAESAEGDVLISRAHAHRTPPRTAPEPVPDGPPVPDATLLGAAVRAIRAGDLASTAPRKDDPAAGRPGNGALPRTSSAETLATMQAAVMTGEAVWIGYVNAEGSASQRVIAPIRVEGGFVTAYDHTADEVRTYPLHRVTGVAELADDQP; via the coding sequence ATGAGCCCCGAGACGACCGCCCCGCGGTCCCTGGCGGAAGCACTCCGCGCGCGGGACGACGCCTCGCTGTCCGCCCTCCTGCGGTCCCGGCCGGACCTGATCACCCCCGTCCCCACGGATCTCACCCAGCTCGCCACGCGGGCGGGCACCCGGGCGTCGGTCGTACGTGCCCTGGAGCGTCTGGACCGGTTCACGCTCCAGACGGCGGAGGCGCTCGCGGTGGCGCGGGAACCGGCGACGTACGACGAACTGCTCGGGCTGCTGGCGGGCGACGACGGCGACCCGGCGGTCACGGCGGCCTTCCCGCACGCGCTCGGGACCTTGCGCGAGCAGGCTCTCCTGTGGGGGGCCGACGACCGCCTCCGGCTCGTGCGCACGGCACGTGAACTGCTCGCCCCGTCCCCGCAGCACCCGTCCCCGACGGGGCTAGGGCCGACGGTCGGCGAGGCCACGGCCGGCATGTCGCCGGGGCGCATCCAGGAGATCGTGGCCGCGGCGGGGCTGGCGTCCACCCATGACTCCGTGTCGGCGGTGGCGTCGCTGAGCGGCCTGTTCGCCGACCGGAGCCGGATGTCGGCGCTGCTCGACGAGGCGCCCGCCGAGGCGGTGGGGGTGCTGGCCCGGCTGGTGTGGGGGCCGCCGTACGGGCAGGTGACGGCCGAACCGGCGGCGCATCTGCGCTGGCTGATCGGGCGGGGGCTGCTGCTGCCGACGGCACCGGGCACGGTCGTGCTGCCTCGGGAGGTCGCCCTGCATCTGCGGGCGGGCCGCGCGCACCGGGTGACGGAACCGGTGGCGCCCGCGGTCGAGGCCGCGACCAGCCACCGTCCACAGGCGGTGGACGCCGCCGCGGCCGGTCAGGCGTACACGACGCTGGCGACCGTCGAGGAGCTGCTGAAGGACTGGCACGAGGGCGGTCCCGCCGTGCTGCGCGCGGGCGGCCTGAGCGTGCGGGACCTGAAGCGGACGGCGGTGGCGCTCGACGTCCCCGAACCGGTCGCCGCCTTCTGGGTGGAACTCGCCTACGCGGCGGGCCTGCTGGCCTCGGACGGCGAGGCCGAGGAACGCTACGCGGCGACACCGGCGTACGACACGTGGATGGAGCTGCCCGCCGCGGAGCGCTGGGCGCGGCTCGCCTCGGCGTGGCTCGCGGCGACCCGCACGGCCGGTCTGGTCGGCGGACGGGACGCGAAGGACCGTACGCTCTCGGCGCTCGGCCCGGGCCTCGACCGCTCCGCGGCACCCGAGGTCCGCCACCGCGTCCTCGCCCTGCTCGCGGAGCTTCCCGAGGGCGTCTCCCCCGACACGGACTCGCTCCTCGCCCGGCTGTACTGGGAGCGGCCCTCGCGCAGTGTCCGGCCCGCTCCGGACGAGCTGCGGGCCCGGCTGGCCCGCTGGACGCTGTCCGAGTCGGAGCTGCTCGGGGTGACCGGCCGGGGCGCGCTGTCCGCGCAGGGGCGGGCGCTGCTGGGCCTGCCCGCCCCGGCGGGCGCGCGGGTGGCGGAGCCGTCCGGTCCGGGCGACAGACTTCCCGCGCCGCACAGGCGGCGCCCGCCGGTGACCGCCCCCGTACCGCACTCCCCCGCCGAGCAAGCCGCGGCGGCGGCCCGGGCCGCCGCGCTCCTCGCGCCGCTGCTGCCCGAGCCGCTCGACCACGTCCTGCTCCAGGCGGATCTGACGGCGGTCGCGCCCGGCCCGCTGGAGCGTCCGCTGGCCGACACGCTCGGGGTCCTCGCGGACGTCGAGTCCAAGGGTGGGGCGACGGTCTACCGCTTCACCCCGGCCTCGGTGCGCCGGGCGCTCGACGCGGGCCGTTCGGCGTCCGACCTGCACGCCTTCCTCGCCGCCCACTCCCGTACGCCGGTCCCGCAGCCGCTGGCCTATCTGATCGACGACATGGCGCGCCGGCACGGCCATCTGCGGATCGGGGCGGCCTCGGCGTACGTCCGCTGCGACGACGAGGCGGTACTCAACGAGATCCTCGCCGACAAGCGTTCGCAGGAGTTCGCGCTGCGGCGGATCGCGCCGACGGTGCTGGTCGCGCAGACCGACCCGGCGAGCCTCCTGACCGGTCTCAGGACGATGGGCTTCGCGCCGGCCGCCGAGTCGGCGGAGGGTGACGTGCTGATCAGCCGTGCGCACGCCCACCGCACCCCGCCGCGCACGGCGCCCGAGCCCGTCCCGGACGGTCCGCCGGTCCCCGACGCCACGCTCCTCGGTGCGGCGGTCCGCGCGATCCGGGCCGGTGACCTCGCCTCCACGGCCCCGCGCAAGGACGACCCGGCCGCCGGCCGTCCCGGTAACGGCGCGCTGCCCCGCACCAGCTCCGCCGAGACCCTCGCGACCATGCAGGCCGCCGTGATGACGGGCGAGGCGGTGTGGATCGGCTACGTCAACGCCGAGGGGTCGGCCAGCCAGCGCGTCATCGCCCCCATCCGGGTCGAGGGCGGCTTCGTCACGGCGTACGACCACACGGCGGACGAGGTCCGCACCTATCCGCTGCACCGGGTCACGGGGGTCGCGGAGCTGGCCGACGACCAGCCGTGA